One window of Streptomyces sp. NBC_00273 genomic DNA carries:
- a CDS encoding SDR family oxidoreductase, translating into MSTILVTGGTGTLGVLVVDRLRSAGHEVRALSRHAPDHPVDLADGSGLDAATAGAEVIVHCASNTRGGGKDDEAAARHLVDAARRAGTVTNIVYISIVGVDVVPLGYYRTKLKVERLLEASGLGLTILRTTQFHDLVAQLVDTAAKLPLVPVPVPGGVRVQPIAVGEVADRLVELAVPTPSGRVPDIGGPEIHTLPDLARTYLASTGRHRRVLPLPLAGKAYAGFKRGGNLTPSHAVGRLTFAQFAAGRGGGRG; encoded by the coding sequence GTGAGCACCATCCTCGTCACCGGCGGCACCGGCACCCTCGGCGTACTGGTCGTGGACCGGCTCCGGAGCGCGGGCCACGAGGTCCGTGCGCTGAGCCGGCACGCCCCGGACCACCCGGTCGACCTGGCGGACGGCAGCGGGCTGGACGCGGCGACGGCGGGCGCCGAGGTGATCGTGCACTGCGCGAGCAACACGCGCGGCGGGGGCAAGGACGACGAGGCCGCCGCCCGGCACCTCGTCGACGCGGCCCGGCGGGCGGGGACCGTCACCAACATCGTCTACATCTCGATCGTCGGGGTCGACGTGGTGCCGCTCGGCTACTACCGCACGAAGCTGAAGGTCGAGCGGCTGCTGGAGGCCTCGGGGCTGGGCCTGACCATCCTGCGCACGACCCAGTTCCACGATCTGGTGGCGCAGCTGGTGGACACGGCGGCGAAGCTTCCGCTGGTGCCGGTGCCCGTGCCGGGCGGGGTACGGGTCCAGCCGATCGCCGTCGGTGAGGTCGCGGACCGCCTGGTGGAACTGGCCGTCCCGACTCCGTCGGGCCGGGTCCCGGACATCGGCGGCCCGGAGATCCACACCCTGCCGGACCTGGCCCGCACCTACCTGGCCTCGACGGGCCGCCACCGCCGGGTGCTCCCCCTCCCCCTGGCGGGCAAGGCCTACGCGGGCTTCAAGCGCGGCGGCAACCTGACCCCGTCCCACGCGGTGGGCCGCCTCACGTTCGCCCAGTTCGCGGCGGGGCGGGGTGGGGGGCGGGGGTAG
- a CDS encoding RNA polymerase sigma-70 factor — protein MITHIPASDADFEENRPRMFGIAYRMLGSAAEAEDAVQEAYLRWASADREEIEHPGAWLAKVVTNLCLNTLTSARVRREAYVGPWLPEPVLTGDGTLGPLESAEQRDSVSMALLVLLEQLTPVERAVYVLREAFAYSHREIAGLLDLTEANCRQLYRRAAGRVATDRPTAPEPRFAPDPERWQSLVETFMRAARSGDLTRLEGLLTADVRFVSDGGGVVNAALRPILGREKVARFAIGVLKKFAGDLPVSVAEINGVPALLFGETGVLLVEFENGLVSGLSTVVNPEKLEFLRRQLSHS, from the coding sequence GTGATCACACACATCCCCGCGTCCGACGCGGACTTCGAGGAAAACCGTCCCCGGATGTTCGGCATCGCCTACCGCATGCTCGGCTCCGCCGCAGAGGCCGAGGACGCCGTGCAGGAGGCGTACCTGCGCTGGGCGTCCGCGGACCGCGAGGAGATCGAGCACCCCGGCGCCTGGCTCGCCAAGGTCGTCACGAACCTGTGCCTCAACACCCTCACCTCGGCGCGGGTCCGGCGCGAGGCGTACGTCGGCCCCTGGCTCCCGGAGCCCGTCCTCACCGGGGACGGCACGCTCGGTCCGCTGGAGTCCGCGGAGCAGCGGGACAGTGTGTCCATGGCCCTACTGGTGCTACTGGAGCAGCTCACGCCGGTGGAACGGGCCGTCTACGTCCTGCGCGAGGCCTTCGCCTACAGCCACCGGGAGATCGCCGGACTCCTGGACCTCACCGAGGCCAACTGCCGCCAGCTCTACCGGCGGGCGGCCGGCCGGGTGGCCACGGACCGGCCGACCGCGCCGGAGCCGCGCTTCGCACCGGACCCCGAACGGTGGCAGAGCCTCGTGGAGACCTTCATGAGGGCGGCGCGCAGCGGGGACCTGACCCGGCTGGAAGGGCTGCTGACGGCCGACGTCCGGTTCGTCTCGGACGGCGGCGGCGTGGTCAACGCGGCGCTGCGGCCGATCCTGGGACGGGAGAAGGTGGCCCGGTTCGCGATCGGGGTGCTCAAGAAGTTCGCCGGGGACCTGCCGGTCAGCGTCGCGGAGATCAACGGGGTACCGGCGCTGCTCTTCGGCGAGACGGGCGTTCTTCTGGTGGAATTCGAGAACGGGCTGGTCAGCGGGCTCAGCACGGTGGTCAACCCGGAGAAGCTGGAATTCCTCCGGCGGCAGCTGTCACATTCCTGA